Within the Gloeobacter kilaueensis JS1 genome, the region ACAGTAACGACTAGTTGCGTGTCTGAGACGATGGTGAAGGGTGCCTTCTTACCGTTGGTGAAATAGACGTAGGAGGTCTTCAAGAAGCCGGTGCCGGTGAGGGTAATGGTGCTACCAACTGGGCCGCTGGTCGGAAAGAAGCTGGTGATCAAGGGCGTCGAGAGGCTGATCTTGGTTATGATTACATCGCTGTAGCCGCCCTTGAACGTTGCCTGCGGAGCACCAGGAGTTACTGGAAAGGTTGGCCCGGCATAGCCCGTTACGTAGGCGTTCCCCGACTTGTCTATTGCCAGGCTATATATGTACCCACTGTTTTTGAGATAGCTAGAGAATAGTAAGCCGGAGCCTGTAGCATTCAGCCTACTGACGAAACCGCTACCGCCGCCAGTGTAAATACCGTTAACTGTTGGGAAGTAGGTTGAGTCGGTGAATCCGGCCACATAAGCATTGCCTACTTCATCCACCGCTATGCCAAAGCCATAATCAGTGCCATCGGCACCCAGGTAGGTAGAGTAGACAAGAGCAGTGCCCGTTTCGTTCAGCTTCGTCACAAATGCGTCGTAGGGAACACCGCCGCTATACCGAGGCTGGCGCACACCCGGCGTGGTCGGGAAGTTAGCTGACGAGGTGGAGCCAATCACATAAGCATTGCCCACTGCGTCTGTTGCTATTGCCGAGGCAAAATCTGTATCCTTACCCCCCAGGTAGGTAGAGTAGACGAAAGCTGTGCCCGTTGCATTCAGTTTCGCCACAAACCCGTCTAGGTAACCACCGCCATACTGAGTTTGTAGCGCACCGGGAGTCGTCGGGAAGTTTGGGCTTGTATAGGTTTCAATGTTAGTCTCACCAGCGACATAGGCATTGCCAGCGTTGTCTATTACGATGCTCTTTCCAGTTTCCTCTGCCCCACCCCCGAGATAGGTGGAGTAGACAAGGGCAGTACCTGTTGTGTTCAGCTTCGTCACAAATGCGTCCTGGATGCCACCGCCAAACTGGGTCTGTGCTGCGCCGGGTGTGATTGGGAAGCCTGTTGAAGAGGCTTCTCCGGTCACATAAGCATTACCAGAAGTATCCAGTGCTATGCCATAGCCTACGCCATAACTGCCTGCCAGATAGGTGGAATAGACAAGAGCCGTGCCCGTCGCGTTCAGCTTTGTCACGAACGGACCGATAGCACTATTAGTCTGCAGTGCGCCGGGTGTAGTGGGGAAGTCACTTGACTGGGTAAAGCCAGTCACATATGCATTGCCAGCCTTGTCCACTGCTATGCCATAGCCGGAATCCCTATCACCGCCGCCAAGATAGGTAGAGTAGACAAGAGCGGTGCCCGTTTCGTTCAGCTTCGTCACGAATGCGTCTTTTGCGCTGGTAATGACGTTACTCTGGTTCTGCACTACACCGGGCGTGATTGGGAAGTCTGTTGAAGAGGTTTCTCCGGTCACATAAGCATTACCAGAAGTATCCAGTGCTATGCCATAGCCATAGTCATCGTTGGTGCCCCCCAGGTAGGTGGAGTAGCTGAGCACTGGGTCGATCACTAACTGCGCTCCTTGCTCACGCCCTTCTACCACGAAACCTACCGTTTTACTGTCGAGCTGCACATAGTAGCCCTTTAGCTGCTGCCTGTGCCCGGCTTTGTTTTGATAGACCACAGGCGGCTTCTGGTGCAGTTGACCGGCCACGCTCTGGACTATTAGAGCACCCTGCTTATCGATGAACACACGCTTGGCTCCCGCAAAGCGCAACTTGATCTGCTCTATTTGCGCTCCTGGTGCTACAACAAAGTCGTACTCCAGCTGCCCATGCTCGCTGTGGTAAATCAAGTCGATACCAGGATACACACCCTTGCTTTTGACACGACCATAAGTTGCCACATCGGTATGCCACTGGCTCCGGTCGTTGCCTTTTAGATAGTTCACCTTGCCTGGTAGAGCGTCGATTCCTTCTATCTGTGTCTGGCTATTGGCTCCTACCAGTTGCATCTGTACCAGTGCCGTCTTCGTCGAGCGAGGGGGAAGCTGTTGCTTATCCCTGCCCCTGGTAAGGGCTGGAGTTGCGGAGTGAAAAGCAAACAGCGCTCCTGTGGGTAGCAAGGCTACTCTATAACCGCCTGTACGAGCAAGGAAGCGCACAGCAGCAGGTGCTTGACCAACATTCGGCTCAAAGCTCACAGGCAACTGGCCGTACTGCTGGCGGGCAACGCTCAGCTTCTCAGCTGAAGCAGGGGACATAGCAGGAGGACTCTTTACCGCTACGACTGGCAGCGGTGCGGAAAGAACCTGGGACTGAGCAAGAAGGGCAACGGCAGCAAAAGCGGTGGCAACCGGACGCAAGAGCATGGGGCACCTAAGCGAGTGTGGTGCCCGCATTATAGGGATGCACACTACAGCCGGGTCGGTAACCTGCAAAACACTTTACATCTTGTAAGCAGGACAAACCGCTTTGAGACAGCTTTGTGGATGTCCTACCGTACCAGACCCGTCCGCAGCGCAGTTACGGCTGCCTGGGTGCGGTCGTCGGCGCAGAGTTTGCTCAGGATATTGCGTACATGGGTCTTGACTGTTCCGACAGTGATGAATAATTCGTCGGCGATGTCCTGATTGGAGTGGCCCTCGACGATGTGCTGCAGCACCTCCAGCTCGCGCTCGGTGAGGGGCGAAGCTTCGAGAATCTGGGTGAGTTCTGGTCCCGCCGCTTCGATCTGCACGGTACTGCCGACCTCCCCGCCGGGTTGGCCGCGCACCTGGGTGAGTACCGTGCGGGCTATCGAAGGATCGATCCAGCTGTTGCCCTCGCGCGTCGTCTGCAAAGCGGTGAGCAAATCGGCAGAACCGATATCTTTCATACAATAAGAGTCGGCCCCGGCAGCGAAGGCGGCAAGAACGACCTGATCGTTGTCGCGCAGGGTGAGAATGAGTACGCGCACGTCAGGATCGTCGCTTTTGAGGCGGCGGGTCACCTCGATACCGTCGATATCGGGTAGACCGATATCGACGATTGCAACATCGGGATTCTGGGCATGGACGACGCGCAGGCCGTCTGTACCGTTGGCCGCCTCGCCTACCAGCTCTACATCCTGGTGCTGCTGGAGGGTCATCCGCATCCCGGCGCGGGTTAGATCATGATCTTCGATAAGTACAACTCGAATCGGAGACATAGCTTTCTGCTCCCGATACCACCTACAGGTTCATGGTAGTCCGGGTGGTGGGCAAAGCGGGGGGACTAACGCCCGGTCATCAGCAGCCTTGCAAAGTAGAATTTGTCGTCGATCGCTGCCCGGCGAACAATTTTCCAGCCCTGCCGGAGCAAGATCGCTTCGATGTCTTCGCTGCGGTGCTGGTAGGCGCGGGTGGTCTTGTTTGCCCCTGGAAAAAACTCGCCGACTTTTTTGAGGGCAGCAAACAGCAGCGTCTTGGGGGCATAGGTGATGAGCAGGTGTTCCCCTGCCAGGGAGCTGAGATGGGCGAGCATCTTTTCGACCTGGGCAAGCGGGTAGTGGATGAGCACATCCAGACAGATCACGATGTCGTAGTGGCCGCCGATGCGCTCGAGTTCGAGCACCTCGAAGTGGGGGTTGTCGGGCGGAAGTTGCAATTGCTGGCGGCGGTGGCTCGCTTCGAGGATCATCTTCTCAGAAATATCGGTGGCAAGGACCTGGGCTCCGCGCTGGGCAAGCGGCAGGCTCAAACTTCCCAGTCCGCAACCGGCATCGCAGATCGACTTGCCGGAGATATTGCCCAGCCAGTCGAGCACCCGGTCGCAGGTGCGCTGGTGGCCCACCCGAATCGAATGCTGGATGCGGTTGACGGCCTCATCGCCGTAGATCCGCTTCCAGCGCTCGAAGCCGGTGTTGTTGAAGTAGTCGCGGACGATCAGCTTTTCTTCCATGGGGGATATTTTAGGTTATTTCGACGGGCCAGAGGGTTCAGCAATTATCGAGGCTGTCGTTTGCCGGAACAGTTGGCTACCTTGAGAAAGTAAGCCGTGCAGTCTCTGGCGGAGGAGAACCATGCCCAAACCCGTCATCCTCGCTGTCGATGACGACCCCGATGTGCTGCAGGCAGTCTCCCGCGATCTGCGCCACCAGTACGGCGAGCGCTTTCGGATCGTGCGCGCCGACTCCGGCAGTGCTGCGCTGCAGGCGGTGGAGCAACTGGCCGAGCGCAACGAGACGGTGGCAATTTTTCTGGTCGATCAGCGGATGCCCCAGATGAGCGGCGTCGAGTTTCTGGAGCGGGTGATCGAGCGTGCGCCACAGGCCAAGCGCGTCTTGCTCACCGCCTACGCCGACACCGAGGCGGCGATCCGCGCCATCAACAATGTCCGGCTCGACTACTACCTGCTCAAGCCCTGGGATCCGCCGGAGGAGCGCCTCTATCCGGTGCTCGACGATCTATTGGACGATTGGCTCGCGGCCTTCAAGCCGCCCTTCGAGGGCATCCGCGTCATCGGCAACCGCTGGTCGGCAGAGTCGCACCAGGTCAAAGATTTTTTAGCCCGCAACCAGGTGCCCTACCAGTGGATGGACCTCGACCAGGACGAGGAAGCGCGGCGGCTATTCAGCAGCGGCGAGACGGCCAGTGGGGTGCAGCGGTTGCCGGTGGTGCTCTTTACCGACGGCACCCGCCTCTGCCGGCCTTCTAACCTGGAGATGGCAGGCAAGCTCGGTCTGCGCACCCAGGCGGAGCGGCCCTTCTACGATCTGGCGATCGTGGGCGGTGGACCGGCGGGACTGGCGGCGGCGGTCTACGGGGCTTCGGAGGGGCTAACGACGGTGATGATCGAGCGGGAGGCACCCGGCGGTCAGGCCGGTTCCAGTTCGCGCATCGAAAATTATCTGGGCTTTCCGGTGGGCCTGAGCGGGGCGGACCTGGCCCGCAGAGCCGCCATTCAGGCGCGCCGCTTTGGGGTCGAAATTCTTTCTCCCCAGTCGGTGGTGGACGTGCGCATTCAAGATCCGTATCGGATCGTCAAACTCAAGGACGGCAGCGAAATTAGCTGCCACGCGCTGCTTATTGCCACGGGCGTCTCCTACCGCAAGCTCGACGTGCCGGGGATCGCAGAACTCACGGGCCGGGGGGTCTACTACGGGGCGGCGCTCACCGAAGCCCTCGCCTGCTCGAACGAAGAAGTCTACGTCGTGGGCGGAGCCAATTCGGCGGGCCAGGCGGCGATGTATTTTTCGCGCTATGCCCAGAATGTGACGATGCTGGTGCGCGCCGATTCGCTTACCCAGAGCATGTCCCAGTACCTCATCGATCAGATTGCCGCCACCAGCAACATCGCCGTGCGCACCTGCACGAGCGTCGTCGAGGTCAAAGGCCGCGAGCGCCTCGAAGCGCTGGTGTTGGCGAACGCGGTGAGCGGCGAACAGGAGACCGTCGATGCCACTTCGCTCTTTATCTTTATCGGGGCCAGTCCCCAGACCGACTGGCTTGAGGGGGTGGTCCAGCGCGACCGCCAGGGATTTATTCTCGCGGGGGCCGATCTGCTCACCGGCGGCCAGCGCCCCAAAGGCTGGTCGCTCGAACGCGATCCGTTCTTGCTGGAGACGAGCGTGCCGGGCATCTTTGTCGCTGGCGATGTGCGCTACGGTTCGGTCAAGCGCGTCGCCTCCGGCGTCGGCGAGGGGGCAATTGCTGTCCAGTTCATCCACCGCTATCTCAGTAAAGTCTGATGCTCCACGATCCCGAGCAACTTGAGTTGTTTCCAAAGCTCAGCGACGACGAGGTGCAGCGCCTGGCTGCCCACGGACGCCCGGTCGAATTTGCCCCTGGCGAGCTGCTTTTTAAAGAAGGCGATCCGGCCTGCCACTTCTACGTCGTGCTCGAAGGGCAGGTGCAGATCACCAAGCGCATCCACGGCAAAGAAAAGATTCTCATCACCCACGGGGCGGGCGAATTTACCGGCGACCTGCCGATGTTTGTGAGTGGCACCGCCACCGTCACCGCCCGCGCCATCGTCCCCAGCCGCGTGCTCGAAATCGAACTGGCGGCCTTCCGCCAGGCGCTGGCCGATTGTTCGCCGGGGGCCGCCTCGATTCTCACGGCGATGGCCGCCCGCGCCCAGGATCTGGAGACCCAGTTGCGCCATCAGGAGAAGCTGGCGGCCCTGGGCAAGCTCTCCGCCGGTCTTGCCCACGAACTGAACAATCCCGCCGCCGCCGGTCGCCGGGCCGCCCAGCAGTTGCGGGAGGCGCTACTCGCTGTCCAATCGCGGATGCTGGATGTCTGCGAGGGGCTTTTTCCGCCCCCCCAGCGGTTGCTCCTCGTCGAATTGCAGCAGCAGGCCCTCGCCCACCGCCTCGGGGCACCCCGGCTCGCCCCCCTTGAGCAGAGCGACCGCGAGGACGCCCTGGCCGACTGGCTGGCCGACCACGAGATCGCCGACGGCTGGAAGCTTGCCCCGACTTTAGTGACCTCGGGCATCGGCCCCGACCAGCTTGCCCCTCTAGCCGACCAGTTGCCTGGCCTGGCATTTCCCGAGGCGCTGCGCTGGTTGAGTGAGACTTTGAGCCTCACCGGGCTGGTGGACGAAGTCGAG harbors:
- a CDS encoding SBBP repeat-containing protein, whose product is MLLRPVATAFAAVALLAQSQVLSAPLPVVAVKSPPAMSPASAEKLSVARQQYGQLPVSFEPNVGQAPAAVRFLARTGGYRVALLPTGALFAFHSATPALTRGRDKQQLPPRSTKTALVQMQLVGANSQTQIEGIDALPGKVNYLKGNDRSQWHTDVATYGRVKSKGVYPGIDLIYHSEHGQLEYDFVVAPGAQIEQIKLRFAGAKRVFIDKQGALIVQSVAGQLHQKPPVVYQNKAGHRQQLKGYYVQLDSKTVGFVVEGREQGAQLVIDPVLSYSTYLGGTNDDYGYGIALDTSGNAYVTGETSSTDFPITPGVVQNQSNVITSAKDAFVTKLNETGTALVYSTYLGGGDRDSGYGIAVDKAGNAYVTGFTQSSDFPTTPGALQTNSAIGPFVTKLNATGTALVYSTYLAGSYGVGYGIALDTSGNAYVTGEASSTGFPITPGAAQTQFGGGIQDAFVTKLNTTGTALVYSTYLGGGAEETGKSIVIDNAGNAYVAGETNIETYTSPNFPTTPGALQTQYGGGYLDGFVAKLNATGTAFVYSTYLGGKDTDFASAIATDAVGNAYVIGSTSSANFPTTPGVRQPRYSGGVPYDAFVTKLNETGTALVYSTYLGADGTDYGFGIAVDEVGNAYVAGFTDSTYFPTVNGIYTGGGSGFVSRLNATGSGLLFSSYLKNSGYIYSLAIDKSGNAYVTGYAGPTFPVTPGAPQATFKGGYSDVIITKISLSTPLITSFFPTSGPVGSTITLTGTGFLKTSYVYFTNGKKAPFTIVSDTQLVVTVPIGATTAKIDVYVPFGKAQSPTAFTITP
- a CDS encoding response regulator, coding for MSPIRVVLIEDHDLTRAGMRMTLQQHQDVELVGEAANGTDGLRVVHAQNPDVAIVDIGLPDIDGIEVTRRLKSDDPDVRVLILTLRDNDQVVLAAFAAGADSYCMKDIGSADLLTALQTTREGNSWIDPSIARTVLTQVRGQPGGEVGSTVQIEAAGPELTQILEASPLTERELEVLQHIVEGHSNQDIADELFITVGTVKTHVRNILSKLCADDRTQAAVTALRTGLVR
- the bchM gene encoding magnesium protoporphyrin IX methyltransferase, with protein sequence MEEKLIVRDYFNNTGFERWKRIYGDEAVNRIQHSIRVGHQRTCDRVLDWLGNISGKSICDAGCGLGSLSLPLAQRGAQVLATDISEKMILEASHRRQQLQLPPDNPHFEVLELERIGGHYDIVICLDVLIHYPLAQVEKMLAHLSSLAGEHLLITYAPKTLLFAALKKVGEFFPGANKTTRAYQHRSEDIEAILLRQGWKIVRRAAIDDKFYFARLLMTGR
- a CDS encoding FAD-dependent oxidoreductase → MPKPVILAVDDDPDVLQAVSRDLRHQYGERFRIVRADSGSAALQAVEQLAERNETVAIFLVDQRMPQMSGVEFLERVIERAPQAKRVLLTAYADTEAAIRAINNVRLDYYLLKPWDPPEERLYPVLDDLLDDWLAAFKPPFEGIRVIGNRWSAESHQVKDFLARNQVPYQWMDLDQDEEARRLFSSGETASGVQRLPVVLFTDGTRLCRPSNLEMAGKLGLRTQAERPFYDLAIVGGGPAGLAAAVYGASEGLTTVMIEREAPGGQAGSSSRIENYLGFPVGLSGADLARRAAIQARRFGVEILSPQSVVDVRIQDPYRIVKLKDGSEISCHALLIATGVSYRKLDVPGIAELTGRGVYYGAALTEALACSNEEVYVVGGANSAGQAAMYFSRYAQNVTMLVRADSLTQSMSQYLIDQIAATSNIAVRTCTSVVEVKGRERLEALVLANAVSGEQETVDATSLFIFIGASPQTDWLEGVVQRDRQGFILAGADLLTGGQRPKGWSLERDPFLLETSVPGIFVAGDVRYGSVKRVASGVGEGAIAVQFIHRYLSKV
- a CDS encoding ATP-binding protein; the protein is MLHDPEQLELFPKLSDDEVQRLAAHGRPVEFAPGELLFKEGDPACHFYVVLEGQVQITKRIHGKEKILITHGAGEFTGDLPMFVSGTATVTARAIVPSRVLEIELAAFRQALADCSPGAASILTAMAARAQDLETQLRHQEKLAALGKLSAGLAHELNNPAAAGRRAAQQLREALLAVQSRMLDVCEGLFPPPQRLLLVELQQQALAHRLGAPRLAPLEQSDREDALADWLADHEIADGWKLAPTLVTSGIGPDQLAPLADQLPGLAFPEALRWLSETLSLTGLVDEVEQSTARISQLVKAIKSYTYMDQAPLQEVDVHEGIENTLTILHHKLKYGVTIVREYAEDLPRLCAYGSELNQVWTNLIDNAIDAMNGKGQITIRTSLYPDTVLVELIDTGSGIPPDIQPRIFEPFFTTKGVGQGSGLGLDIVRRIVAHHRGSIRVESQPGHTRFKVCLPIRQP